A genome region from Fodinibius salicampi includes the following:
- the sprA gene encoding cell surface protein SprA — translation MQLSTKIFFVTLLFLFLTGVTAGLSQDNNKEQQLLQPMPFSAVQDTIPYLYQPRRVNHAFWEVPPNLFYIRLPQEEFSVRRDSLGTYVSRRMLYQHPISLPYVMDFDEYVRRHRQQSVRENWSRLLQEQTSEGLKGGLLDFSMDLPGGEESTFSTIFGRPEVNLSINGTANMNVGASIRKTENPNIPADQQTQVVPTFEQSLQLNIQGTIGDKLSIQTDWDTERAFDFMNRVNIVYEGYEDEIIQRLEMGNVSMQTGNSLIRGGSALFGVKSVVQLGSLELTSVLSQQEGEEQTETITGGSQEKEINIRPIDYEDDRHFFLDFFTRQEYEGNVSNPQQLGQALQLTEVNVWVLRESSQSEEGERQAIALGELGVIENADGNYAPPNEGGDIFPEGLLDQYRDPSLGVSAGDLNADPSTFVEGYFIPLQEGTDYELHRSLGYLSLKRNLASRQALAISFKYIDPQSGQIVSVGDISPGGGNRIYLKLIRPQTLTTDNYLWDLMMKNVYSIGANNLTPDGLDIDIKYTEQNVPASSLPGRSSILLQDLGLDRVDRQGSLNPDNEIDFSTSVLNPNTGRIVFPYLEPFGDRIVTLLEESGATQDQIENLAYDELYIERKDNAAQSAKNNFYLINGEAQGAISASYSLGYSLVEGSVNVYANGRELQEGTDYAVDYSIGSITILNEQYLQRGQEIRIEYENNQIARIGQKNFTGIRAQYSIFDNINLGSTYFNLKEKPLQDKIRIGDEPVNNSVIGLDANAHFDAPWLSRMLDQLPLLQTKEPSAISLSGEFAQLNPDVSRTGAVNDAIDDNRLFEDEENGLSFIDDFEGSDINLSFMNPSQWKLAAAPAAVPGYEPDEAIFEEDSTSNPMQNLADKIARSDLRSTFAWYSIPQNIDEILDDAERTPESQQVKVTDVFPNRDVLTEENFIRTLDVHYNPTERGPYNYNSNLRNLLRNEPSRTWGGMTTTLPAGQEDLTQNNIEFLEFWVQSVLPDGRTPTVQDLQDYEGEIYIDVGVVSEDVVPNFKNNTEDGLARRPDNLEPDNPVNSIRSYIPIPPPAPEGQFSNETRSLEDVGLDGAPNSEGIDNKNEQTLFADFINNMQAEYGSNSPEFEAIQSDPSNDDYIYYGESQIGELVLHERFHRMFGYHDGNSPTNQEDKRAVTNTPDTEGLITPSNVEQNNKYFQYQVDWNPAEVDDIDVGTERDYIVDKVDGPNQQDRWYQVRIPLKDWIRKVGGIEDFQNISYIRVWMSGYEKPFTLRFATFELVGSQWRDADNVEQEQGPQQGEMDISSINIEENSQRRPIPYRQPEGAIRETNRSRQRQTIANEQSIALGIDNLGPGELKMIKRIYPGGLNMVHYSNVRMYVHGEGYDNRSDAELVVRYGTDLTNNYYEYRQPISPSDPDYPYSFEALNEMSSSELEQEAEEVWLYEENSMNIILRAFNELKQLRNQEGNDPSGRYERSDLLEEAPPGAVIAIKGNPSLDRVGEIGIGIHNPFDPQNPSGGGVSSLDGQFWFNELRVSGFDNRSGWAANAKARVEMADFALLNANLNRETDGFGALNSRLGQRRTSDLLSYDVNSTFNMHKFLPGRFGWNIPVTLSTRQSNSTPRYLPNQGDIRLSDFENAVYARQDINEDQKERIIRERIRESQTAMESYSINLSNISKSRSTSTLAEYTLDKTTLNYVYNTTKRRDPQYSRQNNWNYRGSLRYNLNFRSTQLFRPFDFLGDMPLLHPLAGIQLGYTPASITAGTSIDRDYNERLRRFASGTAENPLQQSHSFTYDTRLGFGYNLTPSIKTTFQTQSVFDLSRAGIQEDPESGSDNYRVRSTKSVLQDLVLDTLSARRSTYQESYSANWQPNLNSFEPVSWIDYSSNYSGGYQWRNSPAGSGLGSNISNNLSLNQTLDFNIQELLERMGWYNNLTTSTNSNSRSEPDNPDGDGGLATLARESLQAILSIESLDVSFNVSKNAIQSGYDGGSQFFQMFNRSGSQFSPPFSYRTGLTDHIGRDRLISNPGGSSLQIPSNRNLSDDLRVETSLRPFQNLTIDFTWNAEWNKTDTESISLLPNGERSTIRNQSGQIRSSVWALGEGYKGFFRRQLQTAFDDINAQNGVISDSTGNNDGRSVLGKASLQEDFRKSYLGIGTGAIGERSFMPFPLPDWRITWSGIETFLPFGEDIMSRASITHNYSGLYRLGWTFNADQNLLPGISLGNYSVQNRRPEYEANTINIEKRFSPLVGLNVTWISGLRSNIQYEYSKLTSLSLSNTSVIERLSRGLRFSFAYTIRDFKLPLFPRIDNAVDITLNGSFIEDEEKKFVLDSDLEDVLEGDLSTLPTDPDQYDFTSSFTGGQSRFNGSAVVGYRFSQTIRANFEYTYSRLIPKSSNIYARTDHDIRFNVVMSIQSD, via the coding sequence GTGCAGCTCAGTACAAAAATATTTTTTGTTACGCTGTTATTCTTGTTCTTAACCGGTGTTACGGCTGGTTTAAGTCAGGATAATAATAAAGAACAGCAACTTTTACAGCCGATGCCTTTTTCGGCCGTACAAGATACGATTCCATATCTGTATCAGCCCCGGAGAGTTAATCATGCGTTTTGGGAAGTTCCTCCGAATCTCTTTTATATCCGGTTGCCTCAGGAAGAATTCTCAGTGCGGCGCGATTCACTGGGTACCTATGTAAGCCGCCGGATGTTATATCAGCATCCTATTTCACTTCCCTATGTAATGGATTTTGACGAGTATGTACGAAGACATCGTCAGCAATCCGTACGGGAAAATTGGAGCCGGTTGTTACAGGAACAAACCTCAGAGGGACTCAAGGGAGGATTACTGGATTTTAGTATGGATCTCCCCGGAGGCGAAGAATCCACTTTTTCTACTATTTTTGGCCGCCCGGAGGTGAATTTGTCTATCAATGGGACCGCAAATATGAATGTTGGGGCTTCTATCCGGAAGACGGAAAACCCCAATATACCGGCCGATCAGCAGACGCAGGTTGTTCCTACTTTTGAACAAAGCCTGCAGCTCAATATCCAGGGGACAATCGGAGATAAACTCTCGATACAAACCGACTGGGATACCGAAAGGGCCTTTGATTTCATGAACCGGGTGAATATAGTCTATGAGGGTTATGAGGATGAGATCATACAGCGGCTTGAGATGGGAAATGTTTCAATGCAAACAGGAAACTCCCTAATTCGTGGAGGTAGCGCACTTTTTGGAGTGAAATCTGTCGTTCAGCTGGGATCCCTCGAACTCACTTCCGTTCTTTCGCAGCAAGAGGGAGAGGAACAAACGGAGACTATAACCGGCGGATCGCAAGAGAAAGAAATTAATATACGTCCTATAGATTATGAGGATGACCGCCATTTCTTTTTGGATTTTTTCACTCGCCAGGAATATGAAGGAAATGTTTCAAATCCCCAGCAATTGGGACAAGCGCTCCAGCTAACCGAAGTTAATGTTTGGGTATTGCGGGAGTCTTCACAGTCTGAAGAGGGAGAACGCCAGGCCATAGCACTGGGCGAGCTCGGAGTCATAGAAAATGCTGATGGGAATTATGCTCCTCCGAATGAGGGGGGAGATATTTTCCCGGAGGGGCTCCTTGATCAGTATAGAGATCCTTCACTGGGCGTTTCTGCCGGAGACCTAAACGCTGATCCATCTACTTTTGTAGAGGGATATTTTATTCCCTTACAGGAGGGAACAGACTATGAGCTTCATCGCTCTCTTGGATATTTATCATTAAAGCGGAATTTGGCCTCGCGTCAGGCTTTGGCAATCTCGTTTAAATATATTGATCCCCAGAGTGGTCAAATTGTGAGTGTCGGTGATATAAGTCCGGGTGGGGGAAATCGAATCTATCTTAAACTCATTCGTCCCCAGACCTTAACGACCGATAACTATCTATGGGATTTAATGATGAAAAATGTGTATTCCATTGGTGCGAATAATTTAACACCGGACGGGCTGGATATTGATATCAAATATACAGAGCAGAATGTACCGGCCAGCTCGCTGCCGGGTCGGAGTTCTATTTTGCTCCAGGATTTAGGGCTGGACAGGGTTGACCGGCAGGGGAGCCTGAATCCCGATAATGAAATTGATTTCAGTACCAGCGTGTTAAATCCAAATACCGGTCGCATTGTTTTCCCCTATTTAGAACCGTTTGGAGATCGGATTGTTACCCTTCTGGAAGAGAGCGGAGCTACGCAGGATCAAATTGAAAACTTGGCTTATGATGAGTTATATATCGAGCGAAAAGATAATGCGGCTCAAAGCGCTAAAAATAATTTCTATCTGATTAACGGGGAAGCCCAGGGAGCTATTTCAGCTAGTTATAGCTTGGGATATTCCTTGGTTGAAGGTTCGGTAAACGTCTATGCCAATGGACGGGAACTGCAGGAGGGAACAGACTATGCAGTGGATTATTCTATTGGTAGCATTACTATCTTAAATGAGCAGTATTTACAGCGGGGACAGGAAATTCGGATTGAATATGAAAATAATCAGATCGCCCGGATAGGTCAGAAAAATTTTACGGGAATCCGGGCTCAATATAGCATATTTGATAACATAAATCTGGGAAGTACCTACTTCAATTTAAAAGAGAAACCCCTGCAAGATAAAATTCGCATTGGGGATGAGCCTGTGAATAATTCGGTGATTGGCCTGGATGCAAATGCCCATTTTGATGCGCCGTGGCTGAGCCGCATGCTCGATCAATTGCCCTTATTGCAAACCAAAGAGCCCTCCGCTATTAGTTTAAGTGGAGAATTTGCCCAGCTGAACCCCGATGTATCACGAACGGGTGCTGTTAATGATGCCATTGATGACAACAGATTGTTTGAGGATGAAGAAAATGGCCTTTCGTTTATCGACGATTTTGAAGGTTCGGATATCAACCTCAGCTTTATGAACCCTTCTCAATGGAAGCTGGCTGCAGCCCCGGCTGCCGTGCCCGGCTATGAACCCGATGAAGCGATTTTTGAAGAGGATTCGACTTCCAATCCGATGCAGAACCTGGCGGATAAGATAGCCCGTTCCGATTTACGCAGTACTTTTGCATGGTATAGTATCCCCCAAAACATTGACGAGATTCTTGACGATGCGGAACGCACTCCTGAATCTCAGCAAGTTAAAGTCACTGACGTGTTCCCTAATCGGGATGTACTTACGGAAGAAAACTTCATCCGCACGCTGGACGTCCATTATAATCCAACAGAAAGGGGACCGTACAATTATAATAGCAACTTGAGAAACCTCCTTCGTAATGAGCCGTCCCGAACCTGGGGAGGAATGACCACCACCTTACCGGCTGGCCAAGAGGATTTAACCCAAAACAATATTGAATTTCTGGAATTCTGGGTCCAGTCTGTTTTGCCTGATGGTCGTACGCCTACGGTTCAGGATCTCCAGGACTACGAAGGGGAAATCTACATTGATGTGGGCGTTGTATCTGAAGATGTTGTTCCAAACTTTAAAAACAATACCGAAGATGGATTGGCTCGCCGGCCCGATAATTTGGAGCCGGATAATCCCGTCAATAGTATCCGGTCATATATACCAATACCTCCCCCGGCACCGGAAGGGCAGTTTTCGAATGAAACACGATCCCTGGAGGATGTAGGACTGGACGGGGCTCCAAACAGTGAGGGTATAGATAATAAAAATGAGCAAACTCTTTTTGCTGACTTTATCAATAACATGCAGGCTGAATATGGTAGTAACAGTCCCGAATTTGAAGCTATACAGAGTGATCCATCCAATGACGACTATATATACTACGGGGAGAGCCAGATTGGTGAGCTGGTGCTTCACGAGCGCTTCCATCGTATGTTTGGATATCATGATGGAAACTCTCCGACAAACCAGGAAGATAAACGGGCCGTAACTAATACACCGGATACGGAAGGACTGATCACCCCTTCCAATGTAGAACAGAATAACAAGTACTTTCAATACCAGGTGGACTGGAATCCCGCCGAGGTGGACGACATCGATGTCGGCACTGAAAGAGACTATATCGTAGATAAAGTGGATGGGCCTAATCAACAGGATCGTTGGTACCAGGTACGTATTCCGCTTAAAGACTGGATTCGAAAAGTTGGTGGTATCGAGGATTTTCAGAACATCTCTTATATCCGGGTGTGGATGTCGGGCTATGAGAAACCATTTACGTTACGTTTTGCTACTTTTGAACTGGTCGGCAGCCAGTGGCGCGATGCCGATAATGTGGAACAAGAACAGGGACCACAGCAGGGAGAAATGGACATATCTTCAATTAATATTGAGGAGAACAGCCAGCGCCGTCCTATTCCATATCGCCAGCCCGAGGGTGCTATCCGCGAAACAAACAGAAGCCGTCAGCGTCAGACTATTGCCAATGAACAATCTATTGCATTGGGAATAGATAACTTGGGTCCGGGAGAACTTAAAATGATAAAGCGCATCTATCCCGGGGGACTTAATATGGTACATTATTCGAATGTTCGAATGTATGTTCACGGGGAAGGGTATGATAACCGGAGCGATGCGGAGCTCGTTGTTCGGTATGGAACGGACTTGACGAATAACTACTACGAATATCGCCAGCCCATAAGTCCTTCCGATCCCGATTACCCATACAGTTTTGAAGCGCTCAATGAAATGAGCAGTAGTGAGCTGGAACAGGAAGCAGAAGAGGTTTGGCTCTATGAGGAGAACAGCATGAATATTATTTTGCGGGCGTTTAATGAGCTAAAGCAGCTGCGTAATCAGGAGGGGAACGATCCATCGGGACGTTATGAACGCTCTGACCTTCTTGAGGAGGCACCGCCCGGCGCAGTGATTGCAATTAAAGGAAACCCCTCATTGGACCGCGTGGGAGAAATTGGGATTGGTATCCACAATCCTTTTGATCCGCAGAATCCTTCCGGAGGAGGAGTTTCATCGCTTGACGGACAATTCTGGTTTAATGAACTGCGCGTTTCAGGTTTTGACAATCGGTCTGGCTGGGCTGCCAATGCTAAAGCACGCGTGGAGATGGCAGATTTTGCTTTATTAAACGCAAACTTAAATCGTGAGACAGACGGATTCGGAGCCCTTAACTCCCGCTTGGGTCAGCGGCGTACCTCAGATCTTCTTTCGTACGATGTGAATTCTACTTTTAACATGCATAAATTCCTCCCGGGTCGGTTTGGATGGAATATTCCGGTAACCTTATCTACCCGCCAGTCAAATTCCACTCCCCGATACCTTCCTAACCAGGGAGATATTCGTCTTTCCGACTTCGAAAATGCCGTTTATGCACGTCAGGATATTAACGAGGACCAGAAAGAAAGGATTATTCGGGAACGTATCAGGGAAAGCCAAACCGCAATGGAAAGTTACTCCATTAACCTATCCAATATTTCAAAATCGCGTTCAACCTCTACCTTGGCCGAATATACCTTAGACAAGACTACCCTGAATTACGTGTACAATACAACGAAACGGCGTGATCCGCAATATAGCCGGCAGAACAACTGGAATTATAGGGGCAGTCTTCGCTATAACCTCAATTTTAGAAGCACACAATTATTTCGCCCATTTGACTTCCTGGGGGATATGCCGCTTCTTCATCCATTAGCTGGCATACAGTTGGGATATACTCCGGCTTCTATAACAGCCGGGACCAGTATTGATCGTGATTATAACGAGCGGCTTCGACGGTTTGCGTCCGGCACTGCTGAAAATCCCCTACAGCAATCCCATAGCTTTACCTATGACACCCGTTTAGGGTTTGGTTATAACCTGACGCCTTCCATTAAAACCACCTTTCAGACGCAGTCGGTCTTTGATCTTTCAAGGGCTGGTATACAGGAAGATCCGGAATCAGGATCGGATAATTACCGGGTTCGTTCTACTAAAAGCGTACTGCAGGATCTTGTTTTGGATACGCTCTCGGCACGCCGAAGTACCTACCAGGAGTCCTACTCCGCAAATTGGCAGCCTAACCTGAATTCATTTGAGCCCGTTAGCTGGATTGATTATTCCTCCAACTACAGCGGGGGATATCAATGGAGAAACAGTCCTGCCGGATCCGGATTAGGATCAAATATCTCTAACAACTTGAGCCTAAACCAAACCCTTGATTTCAATATACAGGAATTGTTGGAACGCATGGGATGGTATAATAATCTTACAACATCAACAAATAGCAATAGCCGATCCGAACCTGATAATCCAGATGGAGATGGTGGACTAGCTACTCTTGCCCGGGAAAGCCTTCAAGCGATCCTGAGCATTGAATCACTGGATGTTAGTTTTAATGTCTCCAAAAACGCCATACAAAGCGGATATGATGGGGGATCCCAGTTTTTCCAAATGTTCAATCGGAGTGGGAGTCAATTTTCACCTCCCTTTTCTTACCGTACAGGGCTGACTGATCATATAGGACGGGATAGGTTAATCAGTAACCCGGGTGGTAGCTCGCTTCAAATACCGTCTAATCGCAACTTATCAGATGATTTGAGGGTTGAGACCAGCCTCAGACCGTTCCAAAACCTGACCATAGATTTTACCTGGAATGCGGAATGGAATAAAACAGATACGGAGTCTATTTCGCTTCTTCCCAACGGGGAAAGAAGTACGATCCGCAATCAAAGCGGGCAGATAAGGTCCAGCGTATGGGCGCTCGGCGAAGGATACAAAGGATTTTTCCGAAGGCAGTTACAAACCGCTTTTGATGATATAAATGCTCAGAATGGGGTTATATCGGATTCAACCGGTAACAACGACGGACGTTCTGTATTGGGGAAAGCGTCTCTGCAGGAAGATTTCCGCAAATCATATCTGGGAATCGGGACCGGGGCAATAGGCGAACGCAGCTTTATGCCGTTTCCGCTTCCTGATTGGCGCATTACATGGTCGGGCATAGAAACGTTTCTCCCATTTGGAGAAGATATAATGAGCCGGGCCTCCATTACGCATAATTATAGTGGTTTATACCGATTGGGCTGGACATTCAATGCAGATCAAAATCTTTTGCCAGGTATCTCATTGGGGAATTATTCCGTTCAGAACAGGCGTCCTGAGTATGAAGCCAATACCATCAATATCGAAAAACGTTTTAGTCCGCTGGTGGGATTGAATGTGACCTGGATCTCGGGATTACGATCAAATATACAGTACGAGTACAGCAAGCTGACCAGTCTTTCGCTTTCCAATACCTCGGTTATAGAACGGTTATCGCGTGGACTGAGGTTTTCTTTTGCCTATACCATTCGCGATTTTAAACTTCCGCTTTTTCCCCGCATTGACAATGCCGTAGATATTACACTTAACGGGAGTTTTATTGAGGATGAAGAGAAAAAGTTTGTACTTGATTCCGATCTCGAAGATGTTCTGGAAGGCGATTTAAGCACTCTTCCCACCGATCCGGACCAATATGATTTTACCAGCAGCTTTACCGGGGGACAGTCACGGTTCAACGGTTCTGCGGTTGTCGGATATCGGTTTTCCCAAACCATCCGAGCCAATTTTGAGTACACTTATAGCCGCCTTATTCCAAAGTCTTCGAATATTTATGCCCGAACCGATCACGACATACGATTTAATGTTGTTATGTCTATACAGTCGGATTAG
- the lnt gene encoding apolipoprotein N-acyltransferase, with product MDFIQKLWNSKGWLSITAGILLGLSYPPVPLPFLTIPAFILIFRIVDLSASAREAAYYTYPAFLVWNIIGTYWLTMATMAGGIAAILANAAVMTLPVMLQYYFQKSSMSSGLIALFQTACWISFEFLHHHWDLAWPWLSVGNAWSNVPELVQYISLTGYLGISFWIVLTSALAYQAFRAEERPILAGASLLFFPLVSVIMLGFSSAEKPKALQEVVVVQPNFDSYEPNGGFDNAAEATNHLIQLSDSLYTPNTELIAWPENAIQSNITNRDSFGDPTGQTKRRLLEKVREWDATLIAGATYYEFYSPDNAPTLPYYDRNSRPYLPFNAALAFSPNQLDIYRKYNLVPIVERIPFVHFLDAIDLFGWVNWNQIQGYGKGQENDQFFVGSTQTPALICYDSVFPSWVKSFVQEGAGYLTIITNDGWWGNTSGHSQHFAYARLRAIEFNRWVVRSANNGISGIIAPDGSVEVRTPYWETTAFRYDVPVLTSQTFYARYGDWLPIGMLLLAFGGIGYIFIKNKNNRKS from the coding sequence ATGGATTTTATACAAAAACTCTGGAACTCAAAGGGATGGCTCAGTATTACAGCGGGTATACTCCTGGGACTTAGTTATCCACCGGTCCCCCTTCCCTTTCTTACCATTCCCGCTTTTATTCTCATTTTCCGCATTGTAGACCTCTCAGCATCTGCCCGCGAAGCGGCGTATTATACGTATCCCGCCTTCTTGGTTTGGAATATCATCGGTACCTACTGGCTGACCATGGCAACCATGGCCGGTGGCATAGCGGCTATCCTGGCCAATGCGGCCGTCATGACGCTACCGGTGATGCTGCAGTACTATTTCCAGAAATCCAGCATGTCGTCCGGACTTATAGCCCTTTTTCAAACGGCCTGCTGGATCAGTTTTGAATTTTTACACCACCACTGGGATCTGGCCTGGCCGTGGCTCTCCGTGGGCAATGCGTGGTCCAATGTCCCCGAACTGGTTCAATACATTTCTCTTACCGGTTACTTGGGGATTTCTTTCTGGATCGTATTGACTTCAGCCCTGGCCTACCAGGCGTTTCGGGCCGAAGAAAGGCCGATCCTGGCCGGTGCATCTCTTCTGTTTTTCCCCCTGGTATCGGTCATCATGCTTGGTTTTTCATCTGCCGAAAAACCCAAAGCGCTGCAAGAGGTTGTCGTCGTTCAGCCCAATTTTGACTCCTATGAACCCAACGGCGGATTTGACAACGCGGCAGAAGCCACCAATCACCTGATTCAGCTCAGCGACTCTCTCTATACTCCGAATACGGAACTCATTGCCTGGCCCGAGAACGCTATCCAGTCAAATATTACCAATCGCGACAGCTTTGGCGATCCCACCGGACAAACCAAACGACGGCTGCTGGAGAAAGTCCGGGAATGGGATGCTACACTTATTGCAGGGGCTACTTACTACGAGTTCTATTCTCCTGATAATGCTCCGACTCTCCCCTATTATGATCGCAACAGTCGTCCTTATCTTCCCTTTAATGCGGCTCTGGCATTCTCTCCGAATCAACTGGATATATACCGAAAATACAACCTGGTACCCATTGTCGAGCGTATCCCCTTTGTACACTTTCTGGATGCGATTGATCTTTTTGGCTGGGTCAACTGGAACCAGATACAGGGCTATGGCAAGGGACAGGAGAACGATCAGTTTTTTGTAGGGTCTACCCAAACGCCGGCACTTATCTGTTACGATTCGGTTTTCCCCAGCTGGGTAAAAAGTTTTGTACAGGAAGGAGCCGGTTACCTGACCATTATTACCAATGACGGCTGGTGGGGCAATACCAGCGGACATTCCCAGCATTTTGCTTATGCACGGCTTCGGGCTATTGAATTTAACAGGTGGGTAGTGCGCAGTGCCAATAACGGGATTTCAGGCATTATTGCCCCGGATGGCTCTGTTGAAGTGCGAACCCCCTACTGGGAAACCACTGCATTCCGCTATGACGTCCCTGTTCTCACTTCCCAAACGTTTTATGCCCGATATGGCGACTGGCTGCCGATCGGCATGCTTTTACTTGCATTCGGAGGCATCGGTTATATATTTATTAAGAACAAAAATAACCGAAAATCTTGA
- the rsmI gene encoding 16S rRNA (cytidine(1402)-2'-O)-methyltransferase: MSTLYLVATPIGNLKDFSERAVEVLKSASYIACEDTRTSEVLLDKWGIATPTFAFHQHNEYQKVDHLMNILNAHQDVALISDAGMPGISDPGFLAVRATHQAGHTVSVIPGPDAATTALVASGLPCDKYVFEGFLPQKKGRQKRLKQLVEEERSVILYESPYRLQKLLSELREYAGDQRMVAVCRELTKKFEEIVRGRLKTVLDTFELRDKIKGEIVVIMAPKSYSE; the protein is encoded by the coding sequence TTGAGCACTCTTTATCTCGTTGCAACCCCTATTGGTAACCTAAAAGATTTCTCAGAACGGGCCGTAGAGGTACTCAAATCGGCTTCCTATATCGCCTGCGAAGACACCCGGACCTCGGAGGTGTTATTGGACAAATGGGGCATTGCCACCCCGACCTTTGCCTTTCATCAGCATAATGAGTACCAGAAGGTAGACCATCTCATGAATATCCTTAATGCACACCAGGATGTGGCGCTTATTTCAGATGCGGGGATGCCGGGCATCTCCGATCCGGGCTTTCTTGCGGTACGAGCCACGCACCAGGCCGGCCATACCGTCTCCGTTATCCCGGGACCCGATGCGGCCACTACCGCTTTGGTGGCAAGCGGCCTTCCCTGCGACAAATACGTTTTTGAAGGCTTCCTTCCCCAGAAGAAAGGCCGGCAAAAGAGATTAAAACAGCTTGTGGAGGAGGAACGGTCGGTCATACTGTATGAGAGCCCCTACCGGCTGCAAAAGCTGCTTTCGGAGCTGCGGGAATATGCCGGTGATCAACGAATGGTGGCGGTATGCCGGGAGCTTACCAAGAAATTCGAGGAGATCGTCCGCGGCCGACTTAAAACGGTGCTCGATACTTTTGAACTGAGAGACAAGATAAAGGGTGAAATTGTTGTAATTATGGCCCCTAAAAGCTACAGTGAATAA
- a CDS encoding VOC family protein, protein MANFNPSGINHITIRVNEIERAEEFYGEILGFEQVRKMGKSMAVYRVGEEDTLVLVEAETSYDPSSRDYRVDHFGFYLDSEEEVDEMAEYFREKEVTVLSGPANRKRGRFLFISDPDGNMLEFFYEEDEE, encoded by the coding sequence ATGGCAAATTTTAATCCTTCCGGTATTAATCATATTACCATTCGCGTGAACGAAATTGAGCGTGCGGAAGAGTTTTACGGAGAAATATTAGGTTTCGAGCAGGTTCGTAAAATGGGGAAAAGCATGGCCGTGTATCGCGTGGGTGAAGAAGATACTCTTGTACTGGTTGAAGCGGAAACCAGCTACGATCCATCCTCGCGTGATTACCGGGTTGACCATTTTGGATTTTACCTGGATTCGGAAGAGGAGGTGGATGAAATGGCGGAGTATTTCCGGGAAAAGGAGGTCACCGTTTTAAGCGGACCGGCCAACCGGAAAAGAGGACGCTTTTTGTTTATCTCCGATCCCGACGGGAATATGCTTGAATTTTTCTATGAAGAAGATGAGGAATAA
- a CDS encoding nucleotide exchange factor GrpE, translated as MGESKEESTKEVKEQEVDQQQESAELKEQLTEKFQDLDEEELRERLVNREQEYHELEKELTKTQEQHLRKAAELENYRKRVQRERSQIYETAKANALDDFLDINDDLRRTLKAAEDVEVNDTFMDGLLLVANKFEEVLNKYGVERIDEVGVPFNVDLHDAMMRKKPEDENVGSDVVLEVIENGYRMGERTIRHAKVIVSE; from the coding sequence ATGGGTGAATCTAAAGAAGAATCCACAAAAGAAGTAAAAGAACAGGAAGTTGATCAGCAGCAGGAATCGGCCGAGCTAAAAGAACAGCTGACAGAAAAATTTCAAGATCTTGATGAAGAAGAGCTCCGTGAGCGGTTAGTTAACCGGGAGCAGGAATATCATGAACTGGAAAAAGAGCTGACTAAAACGCAGGAGCAGCATCTGCGGAAAGCTGCTGAACTTGAAAATTATCGCAAGCGCGTGCAGCGTGAACGTTCCCAGATCTATGAAACGGCCAAAGCCAATGCACTGGATGACTTTCTGGATATTAATGACGACCTGCGCCGTACCCTGAAGGCTGCCGAAGATGTTGAAGTGAATGATACCTTTATGGATGGCCTGTTGCTGGTAGCTAACAAATTTGAGGAAGTATTAAATAAGTACGGAGTTGAACGTATTGATGAAGTAGGCGTTCCCTTTAATGTTGATCTGCACGATGCCATGATGCGCAAAAAACCTGAAGATGAAAACGTCGGCAGCGACGTAGTACTGGAGGTCATTGAGAATGGCTATCGTATGGGCGAACGTACGATCCGTCACGCAAAAGTAATTGTAAGCGAATAA